From the Fibrobacter sp. UWB11 genome, one window contains:
- a CDS encoding endo-1,4-beta-xylanase, translated as MKSKFIKSIVTAALLGGTVSAFAGPGLADGAAKFVGNITTRGQVRSDFTKLWNQITAENECKWASIEGSRGRYNWSGCDAAYNWAKNNGGHFKFHALVWGSQYPNWLNGLSVDETKKAITAWFDAVKQHYPDLEMIDVVNEAIRTGNNNYHSGYGKNNNIIGALGGDNGGNYQFVTTAFKMARERWPKAILIYNDYNTVQWNKDQGIDLINTIKKNGAPVDAYGLQAHDMMSQGGGAGGTGGGGSCLNINTLKSVISEIWNKTQMPMFISEYDIGTDNDNIQKQCYQEQISYFMENEHVAGITLWGYVYGATWINNGNSGIIKDNGGDRPAMTWLKDYLSKNKGANTTGLNTGVVTPVEPVPQEPFKGEALAVPGKIEVEDFDKPGQGKNEDGTSNESYGDDFENHGDSDYRKDTGADLYKKATGVALGYNTTGDWYEYTINVAEAGDYTAVASVATEGTGAFTLSLDGKSLAEFEVSGTSYDDFSDVKKKVTLPAGKHVLRLDVTQQYFDIDYINFVKGEVADNPGGNGGDNPGGNGGDEPGPEIGINTKAHYQAPRISSYDVFDANGVRLGRMNAYSMSEAVQILKSSSQIKNQGVYMLRSVQNGAVKSVRISR; from the coding sequence ATGAAATCAAAATTCATTAAAAGTATCGTAACTGCAGCACTTTTGGGTGGAACTGTAAGTGCTTTTGCTGGACCGGGCTTGGCTGATGGTGCAGCTAAGTTCGTTGGTAACATTACTACTCGTGGCCAGGTTCGTAGCGACTTTACGAAGTTGTGGAACCAGATTACGGCTGAAAATGAATGTAAGTGGGCTTCTATCGAAGGCTCTCGCGGTCGTTACAACTGGTCTGGTTGCGATGCCGCCTATAACTGGGCGAAGAACAACGGCGGTCACTTCAAGTTCCATGCGCTTGTATGGGGCTCTCAGTACCCGAACTGGTTGAACGGCCTTAGCGTTGACGAAACCAAGAAGGCGATTACCGCTTGGTTCGACGCTGTCAAGCAGCATTACCCCGATCTCGAAATGATCGACGTGGTGAACGAAGCTATCCGTACGGGCAACAACAACTATCACTCCGGCTACGGCAAGAACAACAACATCATCGGTGCTCTCGGTGGCGATAACGGCGGTAATTACCAGTTCGTGACCACCGCTTTCAAGATGGCTCGTGAACGTTGGCCGAAGGCAATCTTGATTTATAACGACTACAATACCGTTCAGTGGAACAAGGATCAGGGTATTGATCTTATCAACACCATCAAGAAGAACGGCGCTCCGGTGGACGCCTACGGTCTTCAGGCTCATGACATGATGAGCCAAGGCGGTGGCGCGGGTGGTACCGGTGGCGGCGGTTCCTGCTTGAACATCAACACTCTCAAGAGTGTCATTAGCGAAATTTGGAACAAGACCCAGATGCCGATGTTCATCTCTGAATACGATATCGGTACCGATAACGACAATATCCAAAAGCAGTGCTACCAGGAACAGATTTCCTACTTCATGGAAAACGAACATGTTGCCGGTATCACCTTGTGGGGCTATGTTTATGGTGCAACCTGGATCAACAATGGTAACTCCGGTATCATCAAGGATAATGGCGGCGACCGTCCTGCAATGACTTGGCTTAAGGATTACCTCTCCAAGAACAAGGGCGCGAACACCACTGGCCTTAACACTGGCGTTGTCACTCCGGTTGAACCTGTTCCGCAGGAACCGTTCAAGGGCGAAGCTCTCGCTGTTCCGGGCAAGATTGAAGTCGAAGATTTCGATAAGCCGGGCCAGGGCAAGAATGAAGACGGTACGAGCAATGAATCCTATGGCGACGATTTCGAAAACCATGGCGACTCTGACTACCGCAAGGATACCGGTGCCGACCTTTACAAGAAGGCAACTGGAGTTGCTCTCGGCTATAACACGACTGGCGACTGGTACGAATACACCATCAACGTTGCTGAAGCTGGCGATTACACCGCTGTTGCTTCTGTCGCTACCGAAGGCACGGGCGCATTCACGCTCTCCCTCGATGGCAAGTCTCTCGCAGAATTCGAAGTCTCTGGCACCAGCTACGATGACTTCTCCGACGTAAAGAAAAAAGTGACGCTCCCGGCCGGTAAGCATGTGCTCCGCCTCGATGTGACTCAGCAGTACTTCGACATCGACTACATCAACTTCGTGAAGGGTGAAGTTGCCGACAATCCGGGTGGCAATGGCGGTGACAATCCGGGTGGTAACGGTGGTGACGAACCGGGTCCGGAAATTGGCATCAATACGAAGGCCCATTATCAGGCTCCGAGAATCAGCAGCTACGACGTGTTCGATGCAAATGGTGTCCGTCTTGGCCGCATGAACGCTTACTCCATGAGCGAAGCCGTCCAGATTCTCAAGAGCTCCAGCCAGATCAAGAACCAGGGCGTCTACATGCTCCGCTCCGTCCAGAATGGCGCTGTGAAGTCTGTTCGCATCTCTCGCTAA
- a CDS encoding endo-1,4-beta-xylanase gives MKKISLSLAVVAIAGFTSLANAALADGGAKFLGNITTGGQIRSDFAQYWNQITPENGCKWGSIHSLSNGNSGTSKFAWDNFDKCESAYKWAKEKPGERHFKFHALVWGSQYPNFLCKKKNPGITVELTKKYITEWFDAVAAKFPDLEYIDVVNEAIWAGNNYHSGYGKPAAGAEGHSTDDTECGGSYIIEALGGDRVVNGKHQYDFITTAFKMARERWPKAVLIYNDYNTLSWQINEGIELIQTIVKNGAPVDAYGQQAHDCKGMSKSDFESKMTRIHNETGLPLLVSEYDIGEADDTKQKNDYANQIPFMWETPWVAGITIWGYINGSTWVANTGLIEKDGRKRASMNWLEEYFANNLSKGKNDVTFTPVEPEPQTPFKGKVREIPGKIEAEDFDVPGKGVNEDGTTNASFSDDSENHGDSDYRKDDASAVDLYAKATGVIVGYNQTGDWLEYTVNIAEAGDYTMTASVATESEDASFKLSIDGKSIAEIPVSGTNWDDYKDVSADVTLPAGKHILRMDVTAEYFDVDYFNFVSKKENAIRTNVRMATPELADYDVFDMNGVRLGRMSAYSVDEAVSMLKNSKSIKIQGIYMLRSVKNGSVKTVRITR, from the coding sequence ATGAAAAAAATCTCTCTTTCTCTTGCTGTTGTAGCCATCGCCGGATTTACTTCTCTTGCAAATGCCGCTTTAGCCGATGGCGGTGCAAAATTCCTGGGCAATATTACTACGGGCGGCCAGATTCGTAGCGACTTTGCTCAATATTGGAACCAGATTACACCCGAAAACGGCTGTAAGTGGGGCTCCATCCATTCCCTTTCTAATGGCAACAGCGGTACAAGCAAGTTCGCCTGGGACAACTTCGACAAGTGCGAAAGCGCCTACAAGTGGGCCAAGGAAAAACCGGGCGAACGCCACTTCAAGTTCCACGCCCTCGTTTGGGGTTCCCAGTACCCGAACTTCCTCTGCAAAAAGAAAAATCCGGGCATTACCGTAGAACTCACCAAAAAGTACATCACGGAATGGTTTGATGCCGTTGCCGCCAAGTTCCCGGACCTCGAATACATCGACGTGGTGAACGAAGCCATTTGGGCGGGTAACAACTACCACTCCGGTTACGGCAAGCCTGCTGCAGGTGCCGAAGGCCACAGCACCGACGATACCGAATGCGGCGGCTCCTACATTATCGAAGCCCTCGGCGGTGACCGCGTTGTAAATGGCAAGCACCAGTACGACTTTATCACCACCGCTTTCAAGATGGCTCGCGAACGCTGGCCGAAGGCTGTGCTTATCTATAACGACTACAACACGCTTTCCTGGCAGATCAACGAAGGTATCGAACTCATCCAGACTATTGTCAAGAACGGCGCTCCGGTCGATGCTTACGGCCAGCAGGCTCACGACTGCAAGGGCATGAGCAAGTCTGATTTCGAAAGCAAGATGACCCGAATCCATAACGAGACAGGCCTCCCGCTCCTCGTGTCGGAATACGATATCGGCGAAGCGGACGATACCAAGCAGAAAAACGATTATGCAAACCAGATCCCGTTCATGTGGGAAACTCCGTGGGTTGCAGGCATTACCATTTGGGGCTATATCAACGGCTCTACCTGGGTTGCAAACACCGGCCTCATCGAAAAAGATGGCCGCAAGCGCGCTTCCATGAACTGGCTCGAAGAATATTTTGCAAACAACTTAAGCAAGGGTAAGAACGATGTGACTTTCACTCCGGTGGAACCTGAACCGCAAACTCCGTTTAAGGGCAAGGTGCGCGAAATTCCGGGTAAGATTGAAGCCGAAGACTTTGACGTTCCAGGCAAGGGTGTCAACGAAGATGGTACAACCAATGCTTCTTTCAGCGACGATTCCGAAAATCATGGCGATTCCGACTACCGCAAGGATGACGCTTCGGCTGTCGACCTTTATGCTAAGGCTACAGGCGTTATCGTAGGTTACAACCAAACGGGCGATTGGCTGGAATACACCGTCAACATCGCAGAAGCTGGCGATTACACCATGACCGCCTCTGTGGCAACAGAAAGCGAAGACGCTTCCTTCAAGCTCTCCATTGATGGCAAGTCCATTGCCGAAATTCCGGTTTCGGGCACGAACTGGGATGATTACAAGGATGTCTCTGCTGATGTGACGCTTCCGGCAGGTAAGCATATCTTGCGCATGGATGTTACGGCAGAATACTTCGACGTGGACTACTTCAACTTTGTAAGTAAAAAGGAAAATGCCATTCGCACGAATGTTCGTATGGCAACTCCTGAACTCGCCGATTACGATGTCTTCGACATGAACGGTGTCCGCCTTGGCCGCATGAGCGCCTACTCCGTAGACGAAGCCGTGTCGATGCTCAAGAATTCGAAGTCCATCAAGATTCAGGGCATTTACATGCTCCGCTCTGTCAAGAATGGCTCTGTAAAAACGGTTCGCATTACGCGCTAA
- a CDS encoding carbohydrate-binding protein — protein sequence MKTLGVLGLSFFLCANSFAVTSQFRGVNWADKRDNFVSDVLVLSGLSLSDNHESAYAIADRIVGQFQEVLGTNSVRMPVNEPTILKAFDMYSGALDAALEHGRVAMGYWGPAQPAGPKNMDDWWKMWAKLVETYGDHPNAYFEIFNEPHMYNKTDLRNLYADWLKKFPNVPRDHILLDGSGLAWNVPDIADDPRFEGCLFAVHEYTFWNMSITTEQGWKNSFKGKVGKYIDRTVCTEWGGAMSPGDKAGVHYDYQDYNKAPTNYFTAYIRGMSDQLREWEMGSFYWPGLRDGDWYSMTKRSGEGVNTKLQIVNQSGVDRMQMAWADTVETTPPQQDPFGGFDADGKAIAGKPAAIPGKIEAENYDLGGSRVSFYDKSSDNEGGFYRKDAVDIVALDSADKSKGYAIGHTNDGEWLEYTVNVAKTATYSVEVQMATASEKAGVQLFIDNKAVSDSIYAKQGEDWSNYSAIQSKLGEIAAGEHVLKMQIVGNYVNIDNIRFCEGEKCEETVGIRAIPSTRTLENATPRLRIQNNKLFVEKNGKRFDLTGHRIR from the coding sequence ATGAAAACGTTAGGAGTTCTTGGTTTATCTTTTTTTCTTTGCGCAAACTCATTCGCTGTTACAAGCCAGTTCCGCGGAGTCAACTGGGCGGATAAGCGCGACAACTTCGTCTCGGACGTCCTCGTGCTTTCGGGCTTAAGCCTTTCCGACAATCATGAATCGGCTTATGCCATTGCCGACCGTATTGTCGGGCAGTTCCAGGAAGTGCTTGGTACAAACAGCGTGCGCATGCCGGTGAACGAACCGACCATTCTTAAAGCTTTTGACATGTATTCGGGTGCTTTGGATGCTGCTCTTGAACATGGTCGAGTGGCTATGGGCTACTGGGGCCCCGCGCAGCCTGCGGGACCCAAGAACATGGACGATTGGTGGAAAATGTGGGCGAAACTCGTCGAAACATACGGCGACCATCCGAACGCCTACTTTGAAATTTTCAACGAACCGCACATGTATAACAAGACGGACCTTCGCAATCTCTATGCGGACTGGCTCAAGAAATTCCCGAACGTCCCGCGCGACCACATTTTGCTCGATGGCTCCGGCCTCGCTTGGAACGTTCCGGACATCGCTGACGACCCGCGCTTTGAAGGCTGCCTCTTTGCCGTTCACGAATACACGTTCTGGAACATGAGCATCACTACCGAACAGGGTTGGAAAAACAGCTTCAAGGGCAAGGTTGGCAAGTACATTGACCGCACCGTTTGCACGGAATGGGGCGGCGCCATGAGTCCTGGCGACAAGGCGGGCGTGCATTACGATTATCAGGATTACAACAAGGCTCCCACCAACTACTTCACGGCTTACATCCGCGGCATGTCCGATCAGCTCCGCGAATGGGAAATGGGCAGTTTCTACTGGCCGGGCCTCCGTGATGGTGACTGGTACAGCATGACCAAGCGCAGCGGGGAAGGCGTAAACACCAAGCTCCAGATTGTGAACCAGTCCGGCGTGGACCGCATGCAGATGGCCTGGGCCGATACTGTTGAAACAACGCCTCCTCAACAGGATCCGTTTGGCGGTTTTGATGCGGATGGAAAAGCAATCGCAGGCAAGCCTGCCGCAATCCCTGGTAAAATCGAAGCCGAAAACTACGACCTCGGTGGCAGCCGCGTCTCGTTCTACGACAAGTCTTCCGACAACGAAGGCGGTTTCTACCGCAAGGATGCTGTGGATATCGTCGCTTTAGATTCCGCCGATAAATCGAAAGGCTATGCCATCGGTCATACGAATGATGGCGAATGGCTTGAGTACACGGTCAATGTCGCAAAGACTGCAACCTACTCAGTCGAAGTGCAAATGGCGACCGCTTCCGAAAAGGCTGGCGTGCAATTGTTCATTGACAATAAGGCTGTGTCCGACTCCATTTACGCAAAACAAGGTGAAGACTGGTCAAATTACTCCGCTATTCAATCCAAGTTGGGCGAAATCGCAGCCGGCGAACACGTCCTCAAAATGCAAATTGTTGGCAATTACGTGAATATCGACAATATTCGCTTCTGCGAAGGTGAAAAATGCGAAGAAACCGTCGGAATCCGCGCAATTCCCTCCACGCGCACTCTCGAAAATGCAACCCCCCGCCTCCGCATCCAAAATAACAAGCTTTTCGTCGAGAAAAACGGCAAACGCTTCGACCTCACCGGCCACCGCATCAGGTAA